From Pseudomonadota bacterium, a single genomic window includes:
- a CDS encoding HEAT repeat domain-containing protein: MSLETNPLSASPPLGCPSRVRARRWPSGRSPAWRRPLLVALALGQAAAALIACDAERVRALEQLRDREASARVQALRVLAARPDPALAPKILPLLVDPVGRVRHAALVALGVVGTRGHLDAVIARLRDRDLEVRLVALRLLGDSGRARAVPTLLPLLGDASAIVRNAAAQALQALGRSPLQQRQAEAAARFDAELLRLADPAPQVRAEAARELGRSGAARAAGPLLRRLAVAGESTLVIAAVLRALVRVDAAAARRTLRELGTAADPGRRLVAARVLAALRPPAWALLRAALSDPQPEVRGAALRGISRLRAAPAAALDPPAALATVLCAALELEGAGALRLLAAEAAGGHRLGCAPQAQAAAARARQALGVVEPSAGLTRALLEAFDLLARLRRQEDGELLIALLQRAMTVLQWEAEPWIGAERWREGASAAAPWSAPRATAIPSARASAKASGEALHTLLSRFHLRAADGQEQPLMPPTSSAEAVASRFAWLPRTVETEAWLARVARDAEDAVLAAAALDRLAEGALPASGARRAAFVVGAGADGRGGGARPEASSPLQQAVEVGLGSIDRQRRRAATGACVQLPPPQGEARALGLLGDADGAVREAAALVLGRLRAHQALPALLVLLARDPSPALVHALALLRDRRATRPLLRLLEEDHPAPRLGERRVVVEALGALADQAAAPALERELGHPDWRLRRAAASALARAGRARSRELLGDCAADYYGAVRQACAEALAKLAAAR, encoded by the coding sequence GTGAGCCTTGAGACCAACCCTTTGAGCGCGTCGCCGCCCCTTGGCTGCCCTAGCCGCGTCCGCGCGAGGCGCTGGCCGAGCGGTCGGTCGCCCGCCTGGCGGCGCCCGCTGCTCGTCGCGCTGGCGCTGGGCCAGGCCGCGGCAGCGCTGATCGCTTGCGATGCGGAACGGGTGCGCGCGCTGGAGCAGCTGCGCGATCGCGAGGCGAGCGCGCGGGTGCAGGCGCTGCGGGTGCTCGCCGCGCGGCCGGACCCGGCGCTGGCACCGAAAATTCTGCCGCTCTTGGTCGATCCAGTCGGGCGCGTGCGCCACGCCGCGCTGGTGGCGCTGGGCGTCGTGGGGACGCGCGGGCATCTCGACGCCGTGATAGCGCGCCTGCGCGATCGCGATCTCGAGGTGCGCCTGGTCGCTTTGCGTCTGCTCGGCGACAGCGGGCGGGCGCGCGCGGTGCCGACCCTGCTGCCGCTCTTGGGCGATGCCAGCGCCATCGTGCGCAATGCCGCCGCGCAGGCGTTGCAGGCCCTCGGGCGCAGCCCGCTGCAGCAACGCCAGGCTGAGGCCGCGGCGCGCTTCGACGCCGAGCTGCTACGCTTGGCCGACCCGGCGCCCCAGGTGCGGGCCGAGGCCGCACGCGAGCTGGGCCGCAGCGGAGCGGCTCGGGCCGCGGGGCCGCTCCTACGCCGGCTCGCCGTCGCGGGCGAGAGCACCCTCGTCATTGCCGCCGTGCTGCGGGCGCTCGTTCGCGTCGATGCCGCGGCGGCGCGGCGCACGCTGCGCGAGCTTGGCACTGCGGCGGATCCAGGGCGTCGGTTGGTCGCAGCCCGCGTGCTTGCGGCACTGCGGCCGCCGGCCTGGGCACTGCTGCGCGCGGCGCTCTCGGATCCCCAGCCGGAGGTGCGCGGCGCCGCTCTGCGCGGCATCTCCCGGCTGCGCGCCGCTCCGGCTGCCGCGCTCGATCCGCCCGCCGCCCTGGCCACGGTGCTCTGCGCGGCGCTGGAGCTCGAAGGCGCGGGCGCCCTGCGCTTGTTGGCGGCGGAGGCCGCGGGGGGGCATCGGCTGGGCTGTGCGCCGCAGGCGCAGGCCGCGGCGGCGCGCGCCCGGCAGGCGCTGGGCGTCGTCGAGCCCTCGGCCGGCCTGACGCGGGCCCTGCTCGAGGCCTTCGATCTGCTGGCCCGGCTGCGTCGCCAGGAGGACGGTGAGTTGCTGATCGCGCTGCTGCAGCGCGCGATGACGGTGCTGCAGTGGGAGGCGGAGCCCTGGATCGGCGCGGAGCGTTGGCGTGAGGGGGCAAGCGCCGCGGCGCCCTGGTCCGCGCCACGGGCGACGGCGATCCCCAGCGCCCGAGCCTCGGCGAAGGCCTCCGGCGAGGCCTTGCACACCTTGCTGTCGCGCTTTCACCTGCGCGCGGCCGATGGCCAGGAGCAGCCGCTGATGCCGCCGACGAGCAGCGCCGAGGCGGTGGCGTCGCGTTTTGCCTGGCTCCCGCGGACGGTCGAGACGGAGGCGTGGCTCGCGCGCGTGGCCCGCGACGCCGAGGACGCGGTGTTGGCGGCGGCGGCCCTCGATCGACTGGCCGAGGGGGCGCTGCCCGCCAGCGGGGCGCGTCGCGCCGCGTTCGTCGTCGGGGCGGGTGCCGATGGCCGCGGTGGCGGGGCTCGGCCCGAGGCTTCGTCGCCGCTGCAGCAGGCGGTGGAGGTGGGGCTCGGCTCAATCGATCGCCAGCGCCGGCGCGCGGCCACCGGCGCTTGTGTGCAGCTGCCGCCGCCGCAAGGGGAGGCCCGGGCCCTCGGGCTGCTCGGCGACGCCGACGGCGCCGTTCGTGAGGCCGCCGCGCTGGTGTTGGGGCGCCTGCGGGCGCATCAGGCGCTGCCGGCGCTGCTGGTGCTCCTGGCCCGGGATCCGTCGCCCGCGCTGGTGCACGCGCTCGCGCTCCTGAGGGATCGGCGGGCGACTCGCCCCTTGCTACGGCTGCTCGAGGAGGACCACCCCGCGCCCCGGCTCGGCGAGCGCCGGGTGGTCGTCGAGGCGCTGGGCGCGCTGGCCGATCAGGCGGCGGCGCCTGCCTTGGAGCGCGAGCTCGGCCATCCCGATTGGCGCCTGCGCCGGGCCGCCGCGAGCGCTCTGGCGCGGGCTGGGCGCGCGCGCTCGCGCGAGCTGCTCGGGGATTGCGCGGCCGACTACTACGGCGCCGTGCGGCAGGCCTGCGCCGAGGCGCTCGCGAAGCTGGCCGCGGCCCGCTGA
- a CDS encoding FecR domain-containing protein: MRGRSRPQRIARKLAGERRGPDHQRVGRALFTALALCLGACVRTPARPVDWVAEVATSSGHVNVAAQRQHPLVAATVGALIRSGGRIETAEASRATLALRSGGRLRVAPLSVVEFSPRSSTGDQVTLELAQGQLEGTAAAVEAATLVIRVGGRQITLGQAAQATLSAASTSTPARLEVVFGEARVEGADGERTQVVAGGTLELTLATARPAAPTPTPTAASATATADGATPADGGLGDDARGPIAEPPAEDAGRTDGFFVRRVGRGAVELRLGEQGAFAALRGTQPRPVAFGSALRLGTQARALVGRRDGPQTQLTGPGLFVLRRDRRGAGPGLRLEARTGRWTLSGSAQAPKNPLPTVVEGVTVTPRAGFRDSSIAVHQREHDAELEVLRGEAGLIAQQGEPRTLEAGESVLLSAGKIGPSRRATASALRITEPGPTRVFVAGRTLPVTFDWRSAPAERTVVEVSRSSAFQRPLFADALRRRELTLQLDRGARETVYFWRLRPVNSTGRLGAATAGRLTLVPDTSHRALENLRPPRNLIREDYGNTTVYYQNSLPRFVFTWDAIAGATSYAVKVVSESDVGTVLVNETTSSTSLTLPAGHLGEGTYIWYVVGRAGETLVRTSEQRRLRVAYDNATPDLQIVYPRNGTVVTTAELEVRGAIRPGTAIQINGQALQLDHSARFLHRLALVPGRNDIVFRVSDKRRGSSLYVRTVLRR; this comes from the coding sequence ATGCGCGGGCGATCGAGACCGCAGCGGATCGCGCGCAAGCTCGCTGGCGAGCGCCGGGGCCCGGACCACCAGCGGGTCGGCCGCGCGCTCTTCACCGCGCTCGCGTTATGCCTCGGCGCCTGCGTCCGCACCCCGGCGCGTCCGGTGGATTGGGTCGCCGAGGTGGCGACCAGCAGCGGCCACGTCAACGTCGCCGCGCAGCGGCAGCACCCCCTGGTCGCGGCGACCGTCGGCGCGCTGATCCGCAGCGGCGGACGGATCGAGACGGCGGAGGCGAGCCGGGCGACGCTGGCGCTCCGCAGCGGTGGCCGCCTGCGGGTCGCGCCCCTCTCGGTCGTCGAGTTCTCGCCCCGGTCCTCGACTGGCGACCAGGTCACGCTCGAACTGGCACAAGGCCAGCTCGAGGGGACGGCCGCCGCGGTCGAGGCTGCGACCTTGGTCATTCGCGTCGGTGGCCGCCAGATCACGTTGGGCCAGGCCGCTCAGGCCACGCTCTCCGCCGCGAGCACCAGCACGCCGGCGCGACTCGAGGTGGTCTTTGGCGAGGCTCGCGTCGAGGGGGCGGACGGGGAGCGCACGCAGGTGGTGGCTGGGGGCACGCTGGAGCTGACGCTGGCCACGGCCCGCCCTGCTGCGCCCACGCCAACCCCCACGGCTGCCTCCGCGACCGCGACCGCGGACGGCGCCACGCCGGCCGATGGGGGTCTCGGCGACGACGCTCGCGGCCCGATCGCCGAGCCACCCGCGGAGGATGCCGGGCGCACCGACGGCTTCTTTGTGCGCCGCGTTGGCCGTGGCGCCGTCGAGCTTCGCCTCGGTGAGCAGGGCGCCTTCGCGGCCCTCCGCGGGACGCAGCCCCGGCCGGTGGCGTTCGGCAGCGCGCTGCGCCTCGGGACGCAGGCGCGGGCGCTCGTGGGCCGCCGGGACGGGCCCCAGACGCAGCTCACAGGCCCTGGGCTCTTCGTCTTGCGGCGCGACCGCCGCGGCGCAGGCCCGGGGCTGCGGCTCGAGGCGCGCACGGGGCGCTGGACGCTGAGCGGCAGCGCGCAGGCCCCCAAGAACCCGCTGCCCACGGTCGTCGAGGGGGTAACGGTGACGCCTCGCGCGGGCTTCCGTGATTCCTCGATCGCCGTGCACCAGCGCGAGCATGACGCCGAGCTCGAGGTGCTGCGCGGCGAGGCGGGCCTGATCGCCCAGCAGGGTGAGCCGCGCACGCTCGAGGCCGGCGAGTCGGTGCTGCTGAGCGCCGGGAAGATCGGCCCGAGCCGGCGCGCCACGGCCTCCGCGCTGCGCATCACCGAGCCCGGCCCGACCCGCGTCTTTGTCGCCGGCCGCACGCTCCCCGTCACCTTCGACTGGCGCTCAGCGCCGGCTGAACGCACGGTCGTCGAGGTCAGCCGCTCGAGCGCCTTTCAGCGACCGCTCTTCGCCGACGCGCTGCGCCGGCGCGAGCTGACGCTGCAGCTCGATCGAGGCGCGCGCGAAACAGTGTACTTCTGGCGCCTGCGCCCCGTGAACAGCACCGGTCGCCTCGGCGCCGCGACCGCGGGACGGCTGACCCTCGTGCCCGACACCTCGCATCGCGCCCTGGAGAATCTGCGTCCGCCCCGCAACCTGATCCGCGAGGACTACGGCAACACCACCGTTTACTACCAGAACAGCTTGCCGCGCTTCGTCTTCACCTGGGACGCGATCGCCGGTGCGACCAGCTATGCGGTGAAGGTCGTGAGCGAGAGCGACGTCGGCACCGTGCTGGTCAACGAGACGACGTCGAGCACCTCGCTCACCCTCCCCGCGGGCCACCTCGGCGAGGGCACCTATATTTGGTACGTCGTTGGCCGCGCCGGCGAGACCCTCGTGCGGACCAGCGAACAGCGGCGCCTGCGCGTCGCCTACGACAACGCGACCCCTGACCTGCAGATCGTCTATCCGCGCAACGGTACGGTCGTGACGACCGCGGAGCTCGAGGTTCGCGGGGCGATCAGGCCGGGGACGGCGATTCAGATCAATGGCCAAGCGCTGCAGCTCGACCACAGCGCGCGCTTCCTCCACCGCTTGGCGTTGGTGCCCGGAAGAAACGATATCGTCTTCCGGGTCAGTGATAAGCGCCGGGGCTCCAGCCTCTACGTGCGCACGGTTCTCCGCCGCTGA
- a CDS encoding CapA family protein, producing MRWVALLSLTAVGYLGLLWLWNPLVAPGPPEWRSGAARRRAGDVVIVIGGDTAPTDAADPWLRRHGYRYPFAGTAALLRDSDLALVNLESAVGDAPRGWPLYKRYRYRTAPQALAALRWAGIDAVTLANNHALDDGREGLLVTLGLLRQAGLAAIGAGADAAAARRGTIFTLRGTRVGVLAYLEDSLMDSLYWPSFAWGARPGCARLEARHARDDIARLRRAGADVVIVIAHWGRTYADVTAVQRFYAWYLTAAGADLVVGHHPHLPQPLARSHGRPVVFSLGNYAFGTPGRRLLRYGLLLRVVLRERRLQRLELLPLLVQNRQVDFQPRRPAPAEARALLRRLARRSAAYGAPLRVLADRAVLDQR from the coding sequence ATGCGCTGGGTCGCGCTGCTCTCGCTGACGGCAGTCGGTTATCTAGGGCTGCTCTGGCTCTGGAATCCGCTCGTCGCGCCCGGGCCGCCCGAATGGCGCTCGGGCGCTGCGCGCCGGAGGGCGGGCGACGTGGTGATCGTGATCGGCGGCGACACGGCGCCGACCGACGCGGCCGACCCCTGGCTGCGTCGCCATGGCTACCGCTACCCCTTCGCGGGCACCGCCGCGCTGCTCCGTGATAGCGACCTCGCGCTGGTCAATCTCGAGAGCGCAGTGGGCGACGCGCCACGCGGCTGGCCGCTCTACAAGCGCTACCGCTATCGCACCGCGCCGCAGGCGCTCGCGGCGCTGCGCTGGGCTGGCATCGATGCCGTGACCCTGGCGAACAACCACGCGCTGGATGATGGTCGCGAGGGTTTGTTGGTCACGCTGGGGCTGCTGCGCCAGGCCGGCCTGGCGGCGATCGGTGCCGGCGCCGATGCCGCCGCCGCGCGACGCGGGACGATCTTCACGCTTCGCGGCACGCGGGTCGGTGTGCTGGCCTATCTCGAGGATTCGCTGATGGACAGCCTCTACTGGCCCTCGTTCGCCTGGGGCGCGCGGCCCGGTTGTGCGCGGCTCGAGGCGCGGCACGCCCGCGATGACATCGCGCGCCTGCGGCGGGCCGGCGCCGATGTCGTCATCGTCATCGCGCATTGGGGACGGACCTACGCCGACGTCACGGCCGTGCAGCGCTTCTATGCCTGGTACCTGACCGCGGCGGGGGCCGATCTCGTCGTCGGCCACCATCCGCATCTGCCGCAGCCGCTCGCGCGCTCGCACGGACGTCCGGTGGTCTTCAGCCTCGGGAATTACGCGTTTGGTACGCCCGGGCGGCGCTTGCTGCGCTATGGGCTGCTGCTGCGGGTGGTGCTGCGCGAGCGCCGCCTGCAGCGCCTCGAGTTGCTTCCGCTCTTGGTGCAGAACCGCCAGGTCGACTTCCAGCCGCGGCGCCCCGCGCCGGCCGAGGCGAGGGCGCTGCTCCGGCGCCTGGCGCGGCGTTCTGCCGCCTACGGGGCCCCCTTGCGCGTCTTGGCCGATCGCGCCGTTTTGGATCAGCGATGA
- a CDS encoding carboxypeptidase regulatory-like domain-containing protein, with translation MRLAPRRFLLGLLVGIALCAPCAIGAAQTTRATLLGGTDRIGLRGLLRVVSADLQPPGFFVVGSSYEFYAAHNFLAIDDAKADHARMAASYSVAWTPWRFLAAAFAVHVVSDETTGAPRDELQVAVGDPELAIKTGFALGHGLHVGGLLDFRLPSAAGFFKLSGSALNTTVAALATWQGPQALPLRAHVNLGFHFDGSENLFDDLAALSPAQRFSAQVSSFHRVLARAGVEYLTRWVGPFLELSLQPFVGAGAPGLGDSPGSLTLGVRAWLGPRRGLQLLAAVDLGLTGVGDGAPSTLPAQRYAFAIPPWALTVGLSYRFDPWPAAPVHPRRPARDEASAIGARAPVEPARFALSGTVVADDSGEPVWDARISVEGAASSALAVAPKTGAFLTFPLPLGATTLRADAPGFEPLETEATVRANAPPLKLRLLRKATISLGTLRGIVSARGGAALAKATVLLPGIDRTLAVDARGQFSLELKPGEYEIVISAPRYRPQRKKLRVFEGSTVILNVELYR, from the coding sequence ATGCGACTCGCCCCTCGTCGCTTCTTGCTTGGGCTCCTGGTCGGGATTGCCCTCTGCGCCCCCTGCGCAATCGGCGCAGCCCAGACGACGCGCGCGACGCTGCTCGGCGGGACTGATCGGATCGGCCTGCGCGGCCTCTTGCGGGTCGTCTCCGCCGACCTCCAGCCACCCGGCTTCTTCGTCGTCGGCTCGAGCTATGAGTTCTACGCGGCGCATAACTTCCTCGCGATCGACGACGCCAAGGCCGACCACGCGCGCATGGCGGCGAGCTACAGCGTGGCCTGGACGCCCTGGCGCTTCCTCGCGGCGGCCTTCGCGGTGCACGTGGTTTCTGACGAGACGACCGGTGCGCCACGCGACGAGCTCCAGGTCGCGGTGGGCGATCCGGAGCTCGCGATCAAGACGGGCTTTGCCCTCGGTCACGGGCTTCACGTCGGCGGCCTGCTGGATTTCCGGCTGCCCTCCGCTGCCGGATTCTTCAAGCTCTCGGGCTCGGCGCTCAACACGACGGTAGCCGCGCTGGCGACCTGGCAGGGGCCACAGGCCCTGCCGCTACGCGCACACGTCAACCTCGGCTTCCACTTCGACGGCTCCGAGAACCTCTTCGATGACCTCGCCGCGCTCAGCCCGGCGCAACGCTTCTCCGCCCAGGTCAGCTCGTTCCACCGCGTGCTGGCGCGGGCTGGCGTCGAGTACTTGACGCGCTGGGTCGGCCCCTTCCTCGAGCTGAGCCTGCAGCCCTTCGTCGGTGCTGGCGCCCCAGGCCTCGGCGATAGCCCGGGATCGCTGACGCTCGGCGTCCGCGCCTGGCTGGGCCCGCGGCGTGGCCTGCAGCTACTGGCGGCCGTCGACCTCGGCCTGACGGGCGTCGGCGACGGAGCTCCGAGCACCTTGCCTGCGCAGCGCTACGCCTTTGCCATCCCGCCCTGGGCACTGACCGTCGGCCTCAGCTATCGCTTCGACCCCTGGCCCGCCGCGCCCGTTCACCCGCGTCGCCCAGCGCGCGACGAGGCGTCGGCGATCGGGGCGCGCGCGCCCGTCGAGCCCGCACGCTTCGCGCTCAGCGGCACCGTCGTCGCCGATGACAGCGGCGAGCCGGTCTGGGATGCGCGCATCAGCGTCGAGGGCGCAGCGTCCTCCGCGCTGGCCGTGGCGCCGAAGACGGGGGCCTTCCTGACCTTCCCCCTGCCCCTCGGCGCGACCACGCTGCGGGCCGATGCCCCCGGCTTTGAGCCGCTTGAGACCGAGGCCACGGTGCGCGCGAACGCACCGCCCCTGAAGCTGCGGCTGCTGCGCAAGGCCACGATCAGCCTGGGTACGCTGCGCGGCATTGTCAGCGCCCGCGGCGGCGCCGCGCTGGCCAAGGCGACGGTCCTCTTGCCAGGGATCGACCGGACGCTCGCGGTCGACGCCCGCGGCCAGTTCTCGCTCGAGCTGAAGCCCGGCGAGTACGAGATCGTGATCTCAGCGCCGCGCTATCGCCCGCAGCGCAAGAAGCTGCGCGTCTTCGAGGGCAGCACGGTGATCCTCAACGTCGAGCTCTATCGCTAG
- a CDS encoding serine/threonine protein kinase → MEAGGAAAGADRPVRGDRHGRYEIIDRLATGGMGEVYLARVVGAAGFQKLVVIKKILPHLAEQATFVEGLVKEAKLLTELTHPNIVQVLDLGRDGRDYFMAMEYVPGYNLATIAHYCAQKRMVIPASVCTYIGLQVLAALEYAHGMVDAEGNRRNVIHRDVSPQNVLVDRGGPVKLTDFGIAKIVSEAEGELTTTLKGKFRYMAPEAIDGGRVDQRYDLFAVGIILFEALCRRHLFGGRSDVEILAQVRAAKVPSIDRYHPAIPRLLQEVIERSLRRDPAARFQSAGEFASALREALWPQAEGEAAKELRAFITALYDQPDFPLSRPKLPVAPKLDAPLVATRSIVLRSDVVAAAEGTPERGARRRERSRSAREGLLWAAVLAITLVLGFLVSAQLRRPLAPVSLPAGSAGALGGPGAAGRLRGPREGAGADAGRPASASTSTAAAAAGRDGSSGREHDPGPGRSQRQPVARREVPFTQAMGSRALARQGGAITACFRTHMPAGRAEVTLRVISTVLGDGRVAAVTIEPPEEASSPIGRCVSGLARRVRYPSHDRPQVTFVQPLTVRRAAAR, encoded by the coding sequence GTGGAAGCCGGCGGTGCGGCGGCGGGGGCGGATCGCCCGGTGAGGGGCGATCGCCACGGACGCTACGAGATCATCGACCGGCTCGCGACCGGCGGCATGGGCGAGGTGTACCTGGCGCGGGTCGTCGGGGCCGCCGGCTTTCAGAAGCTGGTGGTGATCAAGAAGATCCTGCCGCATCTGGCCGAGCAGGCGACCTTTGTCGAGGGGCTGGTCAAGGAGGCGAAGCTCCTGACCGAGCTGACCCATCCAAACATCGTCCAGGTGCTCGATCTGGGACGTGATGGTCGCGACTACTTCATGGCGATGGAGTACGTCCCCGGCTACAACCTGGCGACGATCGCCCATTACTGCGCGCAGAAGCGGATGGTGATCCCGGCGTCCGTCTGCACCTACATCGGCCTGCAGGTCTTGGCGGCGCTCGAATATGCGCACGGGATGGTCGATGCCGAGGGCAATCGCCGCAACGTGATCCACCGCGATGTCAGCCCGCAGAACGTGCTGGTCGACCGCGGCGGCCCGGTCAAGCTGACCGACTTTGGCATCGCGAAGATCGTCAGCGAGGCGGAGGGCGAGCTGACGACGACGCTGAAGGGCAAGTTCCGGTACATGGCGCCCGAGGCGATCGACGGCGGGCGCGTCGACCAACGCTACGATCTCTTCGCGGTCGGCATCATTCTCTTCGAGGCGCTCTGCCGCCGGCACCTCTTCGGGGGCCGCAGCGACGTCGAGATTCTGGCGCAGGTGCGCGCGGCGAAGGTGCCCTCGATCGATCGCTACCACCCCGCGATCCCGCGCTTACTGCAGGAGGTCATCGAGCGCTCGCTGCGCCGCGATCCGGCCGCGCGCTTCCAGAGCGCCGGAGAGTTCGCCAGCGCGCTGCGCGAGGCCCTCTGGCCCCAGGCCGAGGGGGAGGCCGCCAAGGAGCTGCGCGCCTTCATCACCGCGCTCTACGATCAGCCCGACTTCCCGCTCAGTCGGCCGAAGCTGCCGGTCGCGCCCAAGCTGGATGCGCCGCTCGTGGCGACGCGCTCGATCGTGCTGCGCTCCGATGTCGTCGCTGCCGCCGAGGGGACGCCGGAGCGTGGCGCCCGCCGACGCGAACGCTCGCGGAGCGCCCGCGAGGGCTTGTTATGGGCCGCCGTGCTGGCCATCACCCTGGTGCTTGGCTTCCTCGTCAGCGCGCAGCTTCGGCGCCCGCTGGCGCCGGTGTCGCTGCCGGCGGGGTCGGCAGGGGCGCTCGGTGGGCCGGGCGCCGCGGGTCGCTTGCGAGGCCCGAGGGAGGGCGCCGGCGCGGACGCCGGTCGGCCCGCCAGCGCCAGCACCAGCACGGCGGCAGCCGCTGCCGGCCGAGACGGCAGTAGCGGCCGTGAGCATGATCCCGGGCCGGGTCGGAGCCAACGTCAACCCGTCGCGCGGCGCGAGGTTCCCTTCACGCAGGCGATGGGCAGTCGCGCGCTGGCGCGACAGGGCGGCGCGATCACGGCCTGCTTCCGGACGCACATGCCCGCCGGTCGGGCAGAGGTCACGTTGCGCGTGATCTCGACGGTGCTCGGTGATGGACGGGTGGCCGCGGTGACGATCGAGCCGCCCGAGGAGGCGAGCTCGCCGATCGGCCGCTGTGTCTCGGGGTTGGCCCGCCGCGTCCGCTATCCCTCTCACGACCGTCCGCAGGTGACCTTCGTGCAACCGTTGACCGTTCGTCGCGCCGCCGCCCGTTGA
- a CDS encoding acetyl-CoA carboxylase carboxyltransferase subunit beta, with translation MNWWQRDPNGRTAAADEKKSVPSGVWTQCDGCGEPLVDTDLQAELGVCAACGHHHYLAAQRRIALLLDAESFVELGAGVEPLDPLGFEDTKPYQERLKAARKRSGYSEAVIVGLGRLEGRPVALGVLVFEFIGGSMGSVMGERLARLFEAAAAQGCPAIVCSASGGARMQEGVLSLMQMAKTTAALARLKRCGQPYVSLLCHPTTGGVAASFAMLGDLNLAEPGALIGFAGPRVIEQALRQTLPEGFQRAEFLLEHGMIDAIVARADLRATLARLLGLLLDPVEPAA, from the coding sequence ATGAACTGGTGGCAGCGCGATCCGAATGGGCGCACCGCGGCGGCCGACGAGAAGAAGTCGGTGCCGAGCGGCGTCTGGACCCAATGCGATGGTTGTGGCGAGCCCCTGGTCGATACCGACCTGCAGGCGGAGCTCGGGGTCTGTGCCGCCTGCGGACACCATCACTATCTGGCGGCGCAGCGCCGCATCGCGCTGCTGCTCGATGCCGAGAGCTTCGTTGAGTTGGGCGCGGGCGTCGAGCCCTTGGACCCCCTCGGCTTCGAGGACACCAAGCCCTATCAAGAGCGGCTGAAGGCGGCGCGCAAGCGGAGCGGCTATAGCGAGGCCGTGATCGTCGGCCTGGGCCGCCTCGAGGGGCGGCCGGTGGCGCTCGGCGTGTTGGTCTTCGAGTTCATCGGCGGCTCGATGGGATCGGTGATGGGCGAGCGCCTCGCGCGCCTCTTCGAGGCGGCCGCCGCGCAGGGCTGCCCGGCGATCGTCTGCTCGGCCTCGGGCGGCGCGCGGATGCAGGAGGGCGTGCTCTCCCTGATGCAGATGGCCAAGACGACGGCGGCGCTGGCGCGCCTGAAGCGCTGCGGGCAACCCTACGTCTCGCTGCTCTGCCATCCGACCACCGGCGGGGTCGCGGCCAGCTTCGCCATGCTCGGCGATCTCAACCTGGCCGAGCCGGGTGCCCTGATCGGGTTTGCCGGGCCACGCGTGATCGAGCAGGCGCTGCGCCAGACGCTGCCCGAGGGCTTCCAGCGCGCTGAGTTCTTGCTCGAGCATGGGATGATCGACGCGATCGTAGCGCGCGCCGACCTGCGGGCGACGCTCGCGCGGCTGCTCGGCTTGCTGCTCGATCCGGTCGAGCCCGCGGCGTGA